In Scyliorhinus canicula chromosome 8, sScyCan1.1, whole genome shotgun sequence, one DNA window encodes the following:
- the LOC119970569 gene encoding LOW QUALITY PROTEIN: 60S ribosomal protein L37a-like (The sequence of the model RefSeq protein was modified relative to this genomic sequence to represent the inferred CDS: substituted 2 bases at 2 genomic stop codons), translating to MAKRTKKVGIMGKYGTRYGASLRKMVKKIEISQHAKYTCSFCGKTKMXRRAVGIXHCGSCMKTVAGGAWAYNTTSAVTVKSAIRHLRELKDQ from the coding sequence ATGGCCAAACGCACCAAGAAGGTGGGGATCATGGGGAAATACGGCACCCGGTATGGAGCCTCCCTCCGCAAAATGGTGAAGAAGATCGAGATCAGTCAGCACGCCAAATACACCTGCTCCTTCTGCGGCAAGACAAAGATGTAGCGCAGGGCAGTCGGGATCTGACATTGTGGATCTTGCATGAAAACAGTGGCTGGAGGAGCCTGGGCCTACAACACCACCTCGGCCGTTACCGTGAAGTCTGCAATTCGCCATCTGCGGGAGCTGAAGGATCAGTGA